Proteins from a genomic interval of Onychomys torridus unplaced genomic scaffold, mOncTor1.1, whole genome shotgun sequence:
- the LOC118576461 gene encoding olfactory receptor 502-like: protein MAFLEDGNHTAVTEFILLGLTDDPVLRVILFIIILCIYLVTVCGNLSTILLIRVSSQLHHPMYFFLSHLASADIGYSSSVTPNMLVNFLVKKSTITYLGCAIQLGSGAFFGTVECFVLAAMAYDRFMAICSPLLYSIKMSTQVCVQLLIVAYVSGFLNASSFTISFFSFLFCGPNRINHFFCDFTPLVELSCSDDSVLIGLATISVGTVIVFTALVIVVSYTYILITILKMRSTEGHQKAFSTCTSHLTAVTLFYGAVTFIYVMPKSSYSTDQNKVLSVFYMVVIPMLNPLIYSLRNNEIKGALKRQFGRKIFS, encoded by the coding sequence ATGGCTTTCCTGGAGGATGGGAACCACACTGCAGTGACAGAGTTCATTTTATTGGGCTTAACAGATGACCCAGTCCTTAGAGTCATCCTCTTCATTATCATCCTGTGCATCTACCTAGTGACTGTGTGTGGGAACCTCAGCACCATCCTTCTCATCAGAGTCTCTTCCCAGCTTCATCACCCCATGTACTTTTTTCTCAGCCACTTGGCTTCTGCTGACATAGGCTATTCATCTTCTGTCACACCCAATATGCTTGTCAACTTCCTGGTGAAGAAAAGTACCATTACCTACCTTGGATGTGCCATTCAGCTTGGCTCAGGTGCTTTCTTTGGAACAGTTGAGTGCTTTGTTCTGGCTGCTATGGCTTATGATCGTTTTATGGCAATCTGTAGTCCACTGCTTTATTCCATAAAGATGTCCACACAAGTCTGTGTCCAGCTGCTTATAGTAGCATACGTGAGTGGTTTTCTTAATGCTTCCTCCTTcaccatttcctttttttcttttctcttctgtggaccaaatagaatcaatcactttttctgtgattttaCTCCTTTAGTTGAACTCTCCTGTTCTGATGACAGTGTCCTCATAGGTCTTGCCACTATTTCTGTTGGCACTGTCATTGTGTTCACAGCACTTGTCATTGTTGTCTCCTACACCTACATCCTCATCACCATCCTGAAGATGCGCTCCACTGAGGGCCACCAgaaagccttctccacctgcacctcccatctcactgcaGTCACTCTCTTCTATGGGGCTGTCACATTCATCTATGTGATGCCCAAGTCCAGCTACTCCACAGACCAGAACAAAGTGTTGTCTGTGTTCTACATGGTGGTGATCCCCATGTTGAACCCCCTTATCTACAGCCTCAGAAATAACGAGATTAAGGGTGCTCTAAAGAGACAATTTggcaggaaaatattttcttag